TGGACCACACCCTGTCCATCACCGAGGTAGCAAGAGCCTGCGGCTACTCCGACGTACGTCCGTTCTCCACCGCCTTCAAACGCCAGTACGGCCGAACCCCCGGCAACCACCGCCGCACCGGCGGCACCGAGTTCCTCTAGTGCTATCCTGACCAAATGCGAGTGAGCCTGCTCCTTACGTAGCCGTACTGGCATCCAGGCGCAATCTGAGCGCCGGTCAGTGCGGCGTCCCCTCCTGTGTGAGGGGCTTTTTTATGTCCAGGGGTGCCTTCTGGCACATTTAGGCTCAACAAACACACGAAGTATGGAGTAGGACCGTGAGCGAGCAGGTGGAGGACGCCCAGATCGACAGGGGCGGCTACGACTTCAACGCCATGCAGGCCAAGTGGCGTCCGGTGTGGGAGAAGCTGGATCCCTTCAAGGCGAAGGACGACGGCTCGGCCGAGCGTCGCTACGCGCTCACGATGTTCTCCTACCCCTCCGGCGACCTGCACATGGGCCACGCCGAGGTGTTCGCGCTGCACGACGTCCTGGCGCGCTACTGGTTCCAGCAGGGGTACGACGTCCTGAACCCGATCGGCTGGGACTCGTTCGGCCTGCCCGCGGAGAACGCCGCGATCAAGCGCAACGAGCACCCCGCGACGTACACCTACGGCAACATCGAGACGCAGGCCGAGTCGATCCGGCGCTACGCGCTGAGCTTCGACTGGTCGCGCCGGCTGCACACGTCCGACCCGGAGTACTACCGCTGGACGCAGTGGCTGTTCCTGCGGCTGTACGAGCGCGGTCTGGCCTACCGCAAGGCGTCGTTCGTCAACTGGTGCCCGAACGACCAGACCGTGCTGGCCAACGAGCAGGTCGTGCAGGGGCGTTGTGAGCGCTGCGGGCACGAGGTCACCAAGCGCGAGCTGACCCAGTGGTACTTCAAGACGACTGACTACGCCCAGCGGCTGCTGGACGACATGGAACTGCTGCAGTGGCCGGAAGAGATCCTGCTGATGCAGCGCAACTGGATCGGCCGCTCCGAGGGCGCGTTCGCGGACTTCCAGGTGGAGGGCCGCGACGAGCCGATCAAGGTGTTCACCACCCGCCCGGACACGCTGTTCGGCGCCACGTTCATGGTCGTCGCACCGGACGCGAAGCTGGCCGCCGAGCTGGTCACGCCGGAGCAGCAGACCGCCTTCGACGAGTACCTGACCAAGGTGAAGGCCACCACCGAGATCGAGCGGCAGAGCACCGAGCGCGAGAAGACCGGTGTCTTCCTGGGCTCGTACGCGATCAACCCGGTGACCGGCAAGCGGATCCCGATCTGGGCGGCCGACTACGTGCTGGCCGACTACGGCACCGGCGCGATCATGGCGGTCCCCGGCCAGGACAGCCGGGACTGGGAGTTCGCGGAGAAGTTCGACCTGCCGATCGTCCGTACCGTGCAGCCTCCCGCCGACTTCGACGGCAAGGCCTTCACCGGCGAGGGCGACGCGATCAACAGCGCCAACGCCGAGATCAGCCTGGACGGACTGGACATCGCCGACGCCAAGTCGCGGATCATCGACTGGCTGGAGACCAAGGACCTGGGCGAGCGGACGATCAACTACCGCCTGCGCGACTGGCTGCTGAGCCGCCAGCGGTACTGGGGCTGCCCGATCCCGATCATCCACTGCCCGTCCTGCGGCGAGGTCCCGGTCCCCGACGACCAGCTGCCGATGGAGCTGCCCGACCTGCGCGGCACCGACCTGCAGCCGAAGGGCGTCTCGCCACTGGCGGCGGCCCGCGAGTGGGTCGAGGTCGACTGCCCGAAGTGCGGTGGCCAGGCCGAGCGCGACACCGACACGATGGACACGTTCGTCGACTCGTCCTGGTACTTCCTGCGCTACCTGTCGC
This Kribbella sp. NBC_00482 DNA region includes the following protein-coding sequences:
- the leuS gene encoding leucine--tRNA ligase — its product is MEDAQIDRGGYDFNAMQAKWRPVWEKLDPFKAKDDGSAERRYALTMFSYPSGDLHMGHAEVFALHDVLARYWFQQGYDVLNPIGWDSFGLPAENAAIKRNEHPATYTYGNIETQAESIRRYALSFDWSRRLHTSDPEYYRWTQWLFLRLYERGLAYRKASFVNWCPNDQTVLANEQVVQGRCERCGHEVTKRELTQWYFKTTDYAQRLLDDMELLQWPEEILLMQRNWIGRSEGAFADFQVEGRDEPIKVFTTRPDTLFGATFMVVAPDAKLAAELVTPEQQTAFDEYLTKVKATTEIERQSTEREKTGVFLGSYAINPVTGKRIPIWAADYVLADYGTGAIMAVPGQDSRDWEFAEKFDLPIVRTVQPPADFDGKAFTGEGDAINSANAEISLDGLDIADAKSRIIDWLETKDLGERTINYRLRDWLLSRQRYWGCPIPIIHCPSCGEVPVPDDQLPMELPDLRGTDLQPKGVSPLAAAREWVEVDCPKCGGQAERDTDTMDTFVDSSWYFLRYLSPEYTDGPFDQATAERWMSVYQYVGGKEHAVLHLLYARFFVKALHDMGLLNVVEPFTRLLNQGQVINQGKSMSKSLGNGVNLGDQIDEFGVDAVRLTMVFAGPPADDIDWADMSPGGSLKFLQRAWRLAGAVESPAGSDPSTGDVELRKLTHRTVADAAELIDSHRFNVMIARIMELVNATRKAIDSGPGAADPAVREAVEAVAIVLSLVAPYTAEEMWEELGHEPTVAKAGWPKVDPALLVQDSVTCVVQIAGKVKDRLEVAPDISDADLEQLALASEAIQKALDGRGTRKVIVRAPKLVNIVPA